Proteins encoded within one genomic window of Spiroplasma endosymbiont of Agriotes lineatus:
- a CDS encoding ABC transporter ATP-binding protein: MKFSIIIEQLIKNYRNFKLNKISLKVTSGKMHAIIGASGSGKTITIKSLVGGINYDEGKIYINGQNAKNSLAKQAIGYVPEFTKFPRNITTYRFLKSLAKMNGLKNKQIKQRLQSLMEEFNIWEFRNKNMNSFSSGMKKKVMLIQGIIHNPDILILDEPEANLDTTTRKQILGYLRTLVNQGKTVFFSTHLLNEVKDVIDECSIIYLGNLLYSGPISGFQLTNSFVIECEDNEAMVEFFKDNDIDYFVREATNDLFFKLKNSLEINKIFLYAFEYNLIIYRIEPYTIDLDFFYNTLNSEKFNL; this comes from the coding sequence ATGAAATTTTCAATTATTATTGAACAATTAATAAAAAATTATCGGAATTTTAAACTTAATAAAATTTCACTTAAAGTTACTAGTGGAAAGATGCATGCTATTATCGGTGCTAGTGGTAGCGGGAAAACAATTACGATTAAATCATTAGTTGGTGGCATTAATTATGATGAGGGTAAAATTTATATAAATGGTCAAAATGCTAAAAACTCATTAGCAAAACAAGCTATTGGGTATGTTCCAGAGTTTACTAAATTTCCTCGTAATATTACAACTTATCGTTTTTTAAAATCACTAGCTAAAATGAATGGTTTAAAAAATAAACAGATTAAACAAAGATTACAATCATTAATGGAAGAATTTAATATTTGAGAATTTCGTAATAAAAATATGAATTCTTTTTCTAGCGGCATGAAAAAGAAAGTAATGTTAATTCAGGGAATTATTCATAATCCAGATATTTTAATTTTAGATGAACCTGAAGCAAATTTAGATACAACAACAAGAAAACAAATTTTAGGTTATTTAAGAACACTAGTCAATCAAGGTAAGACGGTTTTTTTTTCAACTCATTTATTAAATGAAGTCAAGGATGTTATTGATGAATGTTCAATTATTTATCTAGGTAATTTGTTATATAGTGGTCCAATTAGTGGTTTTCAATTAACAAATTCATTTGTTATTGAATGCGAGGATAATGAAGCGATGGTGGAATTTTTTAAAGATAATGATATTGACTATTTTGTTAGAGAAGCAACTAATGACCTTTTCTTTAAATTAAAAAATTCGTTAGAAATTAATAAAATCTTTCTTTACGCGTTTGAATATAATCTAATTATTTATCGAATTGAACCATATACGATTGATTTAGATTTCTTTTATAATACTTTAAATAGTGAAAAATTTAATTTGTAA
- a CDS encoding DEAD/DEAH box helicase → MNFKELNLKDDNDNNINFNDLNLNNNLKRAISKIGYVNPTEIQKKTIPLVLKNYDIIGKSHTGTGKTAAFVLPILNNLDVKLRRVQAMIVCPTRELALQILDQVRKYAFYLEGVNATALFGGSDLRRQIYSLKNSNIVVGTPGRIVDHIQRRTLRLNDIQTVVLDEADEMLKMGFKQDIDKIFTSITSMYQTLLFSATMNRAVLEIANNYQNSPVKISIKRNAAELNNIKQYFINTRNTSKNQVLVNLFLKIQPNLSIVFSNTKAYTEIISKILWENGIKSAVINGDKRQSERNKAMNAFRTNKVQVLIATDVAARGIDVDGIDYIFNYDLPCEQESYVHRIGRTGRAGETGIAITLVNNKKELINIKKLEQTLNIKINPYNI, encoded by the coding sequence ATGAATTTTAAAGAGCTAAATTTAAAGGATGATAATGACAATAATATAAATTTTAATGACTTAAATTTAAATAATAATTTAAAGCGAGCAATTTCAAAGATAGGCTATGTTAACCCTACTGAAATTCAAAAGAAAACAATTCCTTTAGTATTAAAAAATTATGATATTATTGGAAAAAGTCATACAGGAACAGGAAAAACCGCTGCTTTCGTATTACCAATCTTAAATAATTTAGATGTTAAACTACGAAGAGTACAAGCAATGATTGTTTGTCCAACAAGAGAGTTGGCATTACAAATTTTAGATCAAGTAAGAAAATATGCTTTTTATTTAGAAGGAGTTAATGCGACAGCATTATTTGGTGGTTCTGATTTACGAAGACAAATTTATAGCTTAAAAAATAGTAATATTGTTGTCGGGACACCAGGAAGAATTGTTGATCATATTCAACGCAGAACTTTAAGATTGAATGATATTCAAACTGTAGTTTTAGATGAAGCTGATGAAATGTTAAAAATGGGATTCAAACAAGATATTGATAAAATATTTACTAGCATTACATCAATGTATCAAACATTATTGTTTTCAGCAACAATGAATCGTGCTGTTTTAGAAATTGCTAATAACTATCAAAATAGTCCGGTTAAAATAAGTATTAAAAGAAATGCTGCTGAATTAAATAATATTAAACAATATTTTATTAATACAAGAAATACAAGTAAAAATCAAGTGTTAGTGAATTTATTTTTGAAAATTCAACCAAATTTAAGTATTGTTTTTTCTAATACCAAAGCATATACTGAAATAATTTCTAAAATATTATGAGAAAATGGTATTAAGTCAGCCGTTATTAATGGTGATAAGCGACAAAGTGAAAGAAATAAAGCAATGAATGCTTTTAGAACTAATAAAGTTCAAGTGTTAATTGCTACTGATGTAGCGGCGCGGGGAATTGATGTTGATGGGATTGATTATATTTTTAATTATGATTTACCTTGTGAACAAGAAAGTTATGTGCATCGTATTGGAAGAACAGGACGGGCTGGCGAAACCGGAATTGCAATTACATTAGTAAATAATAAAAAAGAATTAATTAATATTAAAAAATTAGAACAAACTTTAAACATTAAGATTAATCCTTACAATATTTAA
- a CDS encoding ABC transporter permease: MKFLSRNSFLPIFNFALRKILVSLLTLIIEIIASLSLLITTIVLFIQSENDNDSFLVNFQYIILIFLNLLLFLFIVLNVVRIISEEITDGTFLLLISKPYSRFKILFSKYLTLLFVVFLFIVINLGITILLGYVIGIISNKHNQFILLLNMMTKLMLFSLFLSFVVLSGSILTALIFSSNIVFLILVVFSSMFLLGGLPYSLIKEISNKQTVNIGKDTFDINSIKEIMLFNDAIKKPENKKTNIKIKYSKLVTEIFNFYNEYDYEQLTSSKLMTINDQRIAMYKKFDLYTDEIKTFTADGSVKQWTGDLTKDLKDKDVKLHIQFKTYFKTLEQLDASNEYQHELIQLINNDLSPQVVELNKDKNVSLMEVNINKNDSTTSKTYIEVKDKKMSDWSPFTVFRENYNYEFDEKLSEKYNDLFSNKVYFAIQELDNNILVKARYLKLLANQSLSISKNWYDYQSLIKTYRIISFANLFEHWNQMWTTFLGFNDFFFNSTGNSYIDFDKQKNYLNSYRDFEIITNDEGQIEVQKINHILNSTAMAIGYGILAMLLNLGSVLVIKRRDIV, from the coding sequence ATGAAATTTTTATCAAGAAATAGTTTTTTACCAATTTTTAATTTTGCTTTAAGAAAAATATTAGTTTCCTTGCTAACATTAATAATTGAAATTATTGCTTCATTAAGTCTTTTAATAACAACAATAGTTCTTTTTATTCAGTCAGAAAATGATAATGATAGTTTTTTAGTAAATTTTCAATATATTATTTTAATATTTTTAAATTTATTATTATTTCTTTTTATTGTTTTAAATGTTGTTCGAATTATTAGTGAAGAAATAACTGATGGAACATTTTTATTATTAATTTCTAAACCTTATTCACGATTTAAAATATTATTTTCTAAATATCTAACTTTATTATTTGTAGTTTTTTTATTTATTGTGATTAATTTAGGAATAACTATTTTATTAGGTTATGTTATTGGTATTATTAGTAATAAACACAATCAATTTATTTTACTTTTAAATATGATGACAAAATTAATGCTTTTTTCATTGTTTCTTAGTTTTGTTGTGTTATCAGGTTCAATATTAACAGCTTTAATATTTTCATCAAATATTGTTTTTTTAATATTAGTTGTTTTTAGCAGTATGTTTTTATTAGGTGGATTACCATATTCCTTAATTAAAGAAATTAGTAATAAACAAACAGTTAATATTGGTAAGGATACTTTTGATATTAATAGTATTAAAGAAATAATGTTATTTAATGATGCTATCAAAAAACCTGAAAATAAAAAAACTAATATTAAAATTAAATACTCTAAATTAGTAACTGAGATTTTTAATTTTTATAATGAGTATGATTATGAACAACTTACATCATCAAAATTAATGACAATTAATGATCAAAGAATAGCAATGTATAAAAAATTTGATTTATATACTGATGAAATTAAGACATTCACTGCTGACGGTAGTGTTAAACAATGAACAGGAGATCTTACAAAGGACTTAAAAGATAAAGATGTTAAATTGCATATTCAATTCAAAACATACTTTAAAACATTAGAACAATTAGATGCTAGTAATGAATATCAACATGAACTAATACAACTTATTAATAATGATTTATCACCACAAGTTGTTGAGCTAAATAAAGATAAAAATGTTTCATTAATGGAAGTAAATATTAATAAAAATGATTCAACTACTAGTAAAACATATATTGAAGTTAAAGACAAAAAAATGTCTGATTGAAGTCCATTTACTGTTTTTAGAGAGAATTATAATTATGAATTTGATGAGAAGTTATCTGAAAAATATAATGATTTATTTAGTAATAAGGTATATTTTGCAATTCAAGAATTGGATAATAATATTTTAGTGAAAGCTCGTTATTTGAAATTATTAGCCAATCAATCATTATCAATAAGTAAAAATTGGTATGATTATCAATCATTAATAAAAACATATCGCATTATTAGTTTTGCTAATCTTTTTGAACATTGAAATCAAATGTGAACAACATTTTTAGGATTTAATGATTTCTTTTTTAATTCCACAGGTAATTCATATATTGATTTTGATAAACAAAAAAATTATTTAAATTCATATCGTGATTTTGAAATCATAACAAATGATGAAGGACAGATTGAAGTTCAAAAGATTAATCATATTTTAAATTCAACGGCAATGGCAATTGGTTATGGAATATTAGCAATGCTATTAAATTTAGGTTCGGTTTTAGTTATTAAAAGACGAGATATTGTTTAG